Proteins encoded in a region of the Phaenicophaeus curvirostris isolate KB17595 chromosome 1, BPBGC_Pcur_1.0, whole genome shotgun sequence genome:
- the LOC138727297 gene encoding uncharacterized protein gives MDFSSPFTLQYLLVMITVTHGSVTRTGVLSGGSAVFSVGIQNLQNLSKMSKKDAKCLTAVLNDTLFAECGTSAGRCLNLRNGSLVLRSVDKEDEGNYEFVFNNTTRLFTLQVFEPTIGIQCFPNGTGKLSCDVMSNESLSFHWLLNGSALSAPEACVKDGGKKVLLEKNVPGEFVCEVKHGNSVMRTRPVVLSCSYGDLLQYPWFIYILAGCAGGAVILVVVVSSVICCCMKRKHKFIALPSEEEKDDGLTMSVVCSEVVKSPPNGDHVEAQAAQVDCPPKPDAAQTAQSVEPQPPVEENLPVEMEPEEMPIPEVIVDVESQENALDCSPDPADD, from the exons ATGGATTTCAGCTCTCCTTTTACTCTGCAGTACTTGCTGGTGATGATAACTGTTACTCATG GCTCTGTCACCCGGACTGGTGTGCTCAGCGGTGGCTCAGCAGTCTTTTCTGTGGGAATTCAGAATCTGCAGAACCTCTCCAAAATGAGCAAGAAGGATGCGAAATGCTTGACAGCCGTCTTAAACGATACTTTGTTCGCCGAGTGCGGCACTTCTGCTGGCAGATGCCTGAACTTGCGGAATGGGTCTCTAGTGCTGAGGAGTGTGGACAAAGAGGATGAAGGAAACTATGAGTTCGTTTTTAACAACACCACCAGACTTTTTACACTGCAAGTATTTG AGCCAACCATTGGTATCCAGTGCTTTCCTAATGGGACCGGAAAGTTGTCCTGCGATGTGATGAGCAACGAGAGCCTCAGCTTTCACTGGCTGCTGAATGGCAGTGCGCTGAGTGCCCCTGAGGCTTGCGTTAAGGATGGTGGGAAGAAggttcttctggaaaaaaacgtGCCTGGGGAATTCGTATGTGAAGTTAAACATGGGAACAGTGTCATGAGGACCAGGCCTGTTGTGCTGTCTTGCAGTTATG GAGACCTGCTGCAGTACCCATGGTTTATTTACATCCTGGCAGGATGCGCAGGGGGTGCAGTTATCCTGGTGGTGGTTGTGTCCTCAGTCATATGTTGTTGCatgaaaaggaaacacaagTTCATCGCACTGCCTTCAG aggaggagaaggatgatGGACTAACGATGTCCGTGGTCTGCAGTGAAGTTGTGAAGAGCCCCCCCAATGGAGACCATGTTGAGGCTCAAGCTGCCCAAGTCGACTGCCCTCCAAAGCCTG atgCTGCTCAGACTGCTCAAAGTGTTGAGCCCCAGCCACCAGTGGAAGAAAACTTGCCAGTGGAGATGGAGCCTGAGGAAATGCCAATACCAGAGGTCATAGTTGATGTAGAAAGCCAGGAAAATGCCTTGGACTGTTCACCCGATCCAGCTGATGACTGA